Sequence from the Zeugodacus cucurbitae isolate PBARC_wt_2022May chromosome 5, idZeuCucr1.2, whole genome shotgun sequence genome:
AAGAATTGTACATTTGAACTGTAATTTCTTcgagcatttaattttttattagcatTCCATTAGTTTTCGTTTTAGCTTTGGCAGGAACAAAATATCATTGCCTTTAAATATATCGGGgaattatgaataattaatgTTATAGAGTAAAACTTATCAAGTATCTTAAattgttgcaattaaaattataccCTCCTGATTCTCTATAAGGATTTAAATTAAAGACAAATCATACTAGTTAAATGTTAATTACAAACTTAGACAAGTAAGCGTATTGCAAGTTCtcgaatataaataaacaagtatataactatatacataaattgacCCATTACACGATATTTCAATGGAGCCATTGTAATTACACAATATTTGCGGTCCACGGTAACCTTTCGAAACAAAtcgttatttaattttcatagaatATATAACTGAGTTGAAAATGGTCGTGCGTATAACGGTACAATTCTGGAAGCAATAAAGCATTTTCGTCCAACTCCTCCAATAGTGTGCTAAAGAGTGTAGGCGATACTCTTAGTACATGTATAGACATGTCCTCTTTCCAGCTTTTCAGTAGTATGCTATCGCTGCTAACGCTACCTGCACTGCTAGTATCACCCATTTTGTGCTCACCTCCACCTTCATCTTCGGTTTCATCTAACAGTCTGTAAagtaatttaaaacttttgcccTGCTCAAGTTGCACTTgcaaaacattattattattattgctaccATGCGCCAATGGCTTTGTGTTACGCAGCACCTGCAATTGTTTCTCCAACACTTGCAATAGCAGATATTTACGTTTTCGGCTCGGAAATGTGGCTTCcaataaaactttgcaaaaatgtaGCTGTTGCAACAATGGTTCCCCAACCACATCGGTATCGTCGATTATTTTATGCAAAAGCTGACATGTTGGTGTGACTTTCGcgttaacaatatttattaatacaccATCCTTATCATTCTCTTGGCATTTTAAGAGTAATGTGTCCATCCACAATCTCACTGCATTATCGTTGAGTATATTTTCGCCCAGGTACTGCAAACAACGTCGACAGTAAACATGCTGGTCCTTCATTTTAACCTGCTGCTTTACCAGCTCCGAATTAAGTACAACAAATTGGAAGCCATAAAAGAAGTCTGTAAGTTGCGGCACCAATACTTCATCAAATTTCGGTCCATGATgacaaaaaaattcattcacGTCTATTGAACCGGATGGAAATTCCCTAACTCTTTGGCATTTAAGTGGTGTGCTCAGTTCACATTTGCAATTCTTGCATAAAACTATTTGCTGGCTGCCTTCTTCTACATTTGGTTTTGGagttatatagattttttttttattatccatTCGATTTGCTGGATTATCCGTAGAAACTTGGGCAGGTTCATTGGTTATGGTTAAACGAAAACTGGCATTACACTCTTCCACAGTCAAGTTACTTATAGTACGCGCTTCCGCCGTAAAAAAATTACCAAGTGCCACACGTGTCGCTGTGGAGTATTCTCGGAAGGTCAGCGCATCGTTTTCcactacaatttttaaaaattccgtTTCGGTGAGGCTGTGGTCAAACTGAAGGAATACATTGGCACAACGCAGATTATGGCGCACCTCCACACAAACGTACCGCAGAGACATGCTCTGCAAACGACTTTACAAATA
This genomic interval carries:
- the LOC105210611 gene encoding uncharacterized protein LOC105210611, whose product is MSLRYVCVEVRHNLRCANVFLQFDHSLTETEFLKIVVENDALTFREYSTATRVALGNFFTAEARTISNLTVEECNASFRLTITNEPAQVSTDNPANRMDNKKKIYITPKPNVEEGSQQIVLCKNCKCELSTPLKCQRVREFPSGSIDVNEFFCHHGPKFDEVLVPQLTDFFYGFQFVVLNSELVKQQVKMKDQHVYCRRCLQYLGENILNDNAVRLWMDTLLLKCQENDKDGVLINIVNAKVTPTCQLLHKIIDDTDVVGEPLLQQLHFCKVLLEATFPSRKRKYLLLQVLEKQLQVLRNTKPLAHGSNNNNNVLQVQLEQGKSFKLLYRLLDETEDEGGGEHKMGDTSSAGSVSSDSILLKSWKEDMSIHVLRVSPTLFSTLLEELDENALLLPELYRYTHDHFQLSYIFYEN